The following proteins come from a genomic window of Gemmatimonas sp.:
- the fliS gene encoding flagellar export chaperone FliS has translation MSYASQSSSYREMEIHAASPHKLVVIVFEQLVVNLERARIAMERNDVELRLTSLRRARDIVTELLGTLDFEQGGALANQLADLYQYLLYELVDIGQRGDVHVMRKLVNIASLLRDGFVGAAEQLASEKAARKSA, from the coding sequence ATGTCCTACGCCTCACAGTCGTCGAGCTACCGGGAAATGGAGATCCACGCGGCGTCGCCGCACAAGCTCGTCGTCATTGTGTTCGAACAGCTGGTCGTGAACCTGGAGCGCGCGCGCATCGCCATGGAGCGCAACGACGTCGAACTGCGTCTGACGTCGTTGCGTCGCGCGCGCGACATCGTGACCGAGCTGCTGGGTACGCTCGACTTCGAACAGGGCGGTGCGCTTGCCAACCAGCTGGCCGACCTGTACCAGTATCTCCTGTACGAGTTGGTCGACATCGGGCAGCGCGGTGACGTCCACGTCATGCGCAAGCTCGTCAACATCGCAAGCCTGCTGCGGGACGGCTTCGTCGGTGCGGCCGAGCAGCTGGCCTCCGAGAAGGCCGCGCGCAAGAGCGCCTGA
- a CDS encoding flagellar biosynthesis anti-sigma factor FlgM produces the protein MIKINGYIDSLRVAPVGTPAGPRPAQEVSQVPDAKPVKADSVRISDTARRLNAEQNDPFDPERVAELRQRVLSGAYNTLDVVDQVARRMLTRGDL, from the coding sequence ATGATCAAAATCAACGGTTACATCGACTCGCTGCGGGTGGCGCCGGTGGGCACCCCGGCCGGTCCGCGTCCCGCGCAGGAAGTCAGCCAAGTCCCGGATGCCAAGCCGGTCAAGGCGGATTCGGTTCGCATCTCGGATACAGCCCGTCGGCTGAACGCGGAGCAGAACGACCCGTTCGACCCCGAGCGCGTGGCCGAACTCCGGCAGCGGGTGCTGTCCGGCGCCTACAACACCCTCGATGTGGTGGACCAGGTCGCCCGGCGTATGCTCACACGTGGTGATCTCTGA
- a CDS encoding response regulator gives MKFLVVDDSATMRRIVINSLQRIGFHDTVEAGDGLEALARFDSSVRFVITDWNMPNMSGTEFTKALRLRADGRQVPVLMVTTRSAKEDILVAMAAGVSNFIVKPFTPQVLKEKIDALLPAAAA, from the coding sequence ATGAAGTTCCTCGTGGTGGACGACTCGGCAACCATGCGCCGGATCGTCATCAACTCGCTGCAGCGCATCGGCTTCCATGACACCGTCGAAGCCGGCGATGGGCTGGAAGCGCTCGCCCGGTTCGACAGTTCGGTGCGGTTCGTCATCACCGACTGGAATATGCCCAACATGTCGGGAACGGAGTTTACCAAGGCGCTCCGCCTGCGGGCCGACGGCCGACAGGTGCCCGTGCTCATGGTGACGACCCGGTCGGCGAAGGAGGACATCCTCGTCGCTATGGCCGCGGGGGTGAGCAATTTCATCGTCAAGCCCTTTACCCCGCAGGTGCTGAAGGAGAAGATCGATGCGCTCCTGCCGGCGGCGGCGGCCTGA
- a CDS encoding ATP-binding protein, with translation MSALNLHDEATLPLPSTAGGAGIDRLPADADLDLLPEFLTESRECMAHAEAALLALEVDPTDGEAMNRAFRAFHTVKGTAACLGLARITRFAHEAESLLSRVRDRELTFTRDCADLALQSTDMLRELFSGVDRALRGDGDMPVPSGYVALHDALANYGPTRVAAGEAEPARVGVDDIFPPTLVAGAPAGRAPAAGVPDAGALVSTIRVRSDRFHRLIDLVGELVIVQGQIAGDEAIRNGTPRKLLRHVLHTGAIVHELQTLALSMHMVPLGPIFQRLARVVRDTATQVGKSVRFVTVGDDLELHRTVVDRLGDPLVHMVRNAVDHGIEPSSERTAHGKPAHGTVRVHAYGASGHVVVELSDDGRGLHRDTILRRAVAMGLVGSDTRLSDRRVFNLLFAPGFSTAEEISDISGRGVGLDVARRNLEGIGGRVDVVSVPGKGTTFIIRLPHWRG, from the coding sequence ATGTCTGCCCTCAACCTCCACGACGAGGCCACGCTACCGCTGCCGTCCACGGCCGGCGGGGCCGGCATCGACCGGCTCCCCGCGGATGCCGATCTGGATCTGCTGCCGGAGTTCCTCACGGAGAGCCGCGAGTGCATGGCACACGCGGAGGCCGCGCTGCTCGCGCTCGAGGTCGATCCAACCGACGGGGAGGCGATGAACCGGGCGTTCCGCGCCTTTCACACGGTGAAGGGGACGGCAGCATGCCTCGGGCTTGCGCGCATCACGCGCTTCGCGCACGAGGCCGAGTCGCTGCTGAGCCGTGTGCGCGACCGGGAGCTCACCTTCACGCGCGACTGTGCCGATCTGGCCCTGCAGTCAACCGACATGCTCAGGGAGCTCTTCTCCGGCGTGGATCGGGCCCTCCGTGGTGACGGCGACATGCCCGTCCCGTCGGGGTATGTCGCACTGCACGACGCGCTCGCCAACTATGGGCCAACCCGTGTGGCCGCCGGGGAGGCCGAACCGGCGCGCGTCGGCGTCGACGACATCTTCCCGCCAACGCTCGTCGCCGGTGCGCCCGCTGGCCGCGCGCCCGCTGCCGGCGTCCCCGATGCGGGAGCGCTCGTGTCCACCATCCGCGTCCGGAGCGATCGATTCCATCGGCTCATCGATCTGGTGGGCGAACTCGTGATCGTCCAGGGGCAGATCGCCGGCGACGAGGCTATCCGGAACGGCACGCCGCGCAAGTTGCTGCGCCATGTCCTGCACACCGGGGCGATCGTGCATGAACTGCAGACGCTGGCCCTGTCGATGCACATGGTACCGCTGGGGCCGATCTTCCAGCGGCTGGCGCGCGTGGTGCGTGACACCGCCACGCAGGTCGGCAAGTCGGTTCGGTTCGTCACCGTGGGGGACGACCTCGAACTGCATCGAACGGTCGTGGACCGATTGGGCGATCCGCTGGTCCACATGGTACGCAACGCGGTCGACCACGGGATCGAGCCGTCATCCGAACGCACGGCGCACGGCAAGCCGGCGCACGGAACGGTGCGCGTCCACGCCTATGGCGCGTCCGGCCATGTCGTGGTGGAGCTCAGCGACGACGGACGTGGCCTCCACCGGGACACGATCCTGCGCAGGGCCGTCGCGATGGGGCTCGTCGGGAGCGACACGCGCCTGAGCGACCGTCGGGTTTTCAATCTGCTCTTCGCCCCCGGCTTCTCGACGGCCGAAGAGATCAGCGACATCTCCGGCCGGGGGGTGGGGCTGGACGTGGCGCGTCGGAACCTCGAGGGCATCGGCGGCCGCGTCGACGTGGTGTCGGTCCCCGGCAAGGGCACGACGTTCATCATCCGCCTGCCGCACTGGCGCGGCTGA
- a CDS encoding TIGR01777 family oxidoreductase, translating to MAEFRKRVHVPVPVTQLFAWHERPGAFQRLSPPWDRPEVVSQVGGIRDGARVELRVHTGPVPTTWHLEHRDYLENRQFRDVLLAGPFRSWVHTHAFEADGEHASVLDDHIVYELPLGALGDVVAGRFADSTLARVFAYRHAVTVGDLERHAEFAARPRLRVAITGATGFIGTQLAAFLSTGGHDVLRIGRGPVQPGKVDISWNPARGVLDPAALDGVDAVIHLAGANIAERWSDAHRRAIRDSRVEGTSLLAHTLAGLSRKPQVLLSGSAVGVYGSRGDEVLDERSRFGDDFLADVGRAWEAATEPAERAGIRVVHLRTGIVQGAAGGALAKQAPLFRLGLGGPLGDGTQWVSPIALDDHLGAMHFCLMRDDIAGAVNLVAPEAVTNADFTRVLARVLSRPALAPAPAFALRLALGRDLADSTVLASQRVVPGVLQRHGFRWRHPSLESMLRFELGASGG from the coding sequence ATGGCGGAGTTTCGCAAGCGGGTGCACGTGCCGGTGCCGGTAACGCAATTGTTCGCCTGGCACGAGCGCCCGGGCGCCTTCCAGCGGCTGTCCCCACCGTGGGATCGCCCCGAGGTGGTATCGCAGGTGGGCGGCATTCGCGATGGCGCGCGTGTGGAGCTGCGCGTGCATACCGGGCCGGTACCCACCACGTGGCATCTCGAACATCGGGATTACCTCGAGAACCGCCAGTTTCGCGACGTGCTGCTCGCGGGGCCGTTTCGCTCGTGGGTGCACACGCACGCGTTCGAAGCAGACGGTGAGCACGCGAGTGTGCTCGATGACCACATTGTCTACGAACTGCCGTTGGGCGCCCTCGGCGACGTGGTCGCCGGCCGCTTCGCCGACAGCACGCTGGCCCGGGTTTTCGCCTACCGTCACGCGGTCACGGTCGGCGACCTCGAGCGTCACGCCGAATTCGCGGCGCGGCCGCGCCTGCGCGTCGCGATAACCGGGGCTACCGGCTTCATCGGCACACAGCTGGCCGCGTTTCTCAGCACCGGCGGCCACGACGTGCTGCGCATCGGGCGCGGCCCCGTCCAGCCGGGAAAGGTGGACATCAGCTGGAACCCCGCGCGCGGGGTCCTCGACCCGGCGGCGCTCGACGGGGTCGACGCCGTCATCCATCTGGCCGGCGCAAACATTGCCGAGCGCTGGAGCGACGCACACCGGCGTGCCATTCGCGACAGCCGCGTCGAGGGCACGTCGCTGCTGGCGCACACCCTGGCCGGCTTGTCGCGCAAGCCGCAGGTGCTGCTGAGTGGGTCGGCCGTTGGGGTGTACGGCTCACGTGGCGACGAGGTGCTCGACGAGCGCAGCCGCTTCGGTGACGACTTCCTGGCCGACGTGGGGCGCGCGTGGGAGGCGGCCACCGAACCGGCCGAGCGGGCGGGCATTCGCGTCGTGCACCTGCGCACGGGCATCGTGCAGGGCGCGGCCGGCGGGGCACTGGCCAAACAGGCCCCGCTCTTCCGGTTGGGCCTTGGCGGACCGCTGGGCGATGGGACCCAGTGGGTGAGCCCCATCGCCCTCGACGATCACCTCGGCGCCATGCACTTCTGTCTCATGCGCGACGACATTGCCGGTGCCGTGAACCTCGTGGCGCCGGAGGCGGTCACGAACGCCGACTTCACGCGGGTGCTCGCCCGGGTGCTGTCGCGTCCCGCGCTCGCACCGGCCCCGGCCTTCGCGCTGCGGCTCGCCCTGGGTCGCGACTTGGCCGACAGTACCGTCCTCGCGAGCCAGCGGGTGGTGCCGGGGGTGCTGCAACGCCACGGCTTCCGCTGGCGGCACCCGTCGCTCGAGTCCATGCTGCGTTTCGAGTTGGGCGCGTCCGGGGGCTGA
- a CDS encoding prohibitin family protein, translated as MATSLDDTLEGLKSSLGSSMRNSLQSNGGGGGGGAFKKLGLVAAGLVVAILLVRPTIAYIEPGHVGIVINRAGGGVDPKPLGPGFHLRNPLFTAIQEYPTFMQTLVLTRESTDGSPNNDEINVNSIEGQPLSLDVSMSFELEGTKVPALYQTFRTDVQTISHGFIKQAIRQSLQETVGQEMIADILGPKKAETVTRTQAALQKRLDPYGIAVRQFTLNEFRAPKAVMDAISLKNVMSQQALTAQNELQKNTFQAQGDSIKAAGRAKAILTEAEAQAKANDLLSRSITNTLVQYEMAKRWNGQMPQVTGGAMPMMQLPGTSKNP; from the coding sequence ATGGCCACATCACTTGACGATACGCTCGAGGGGCTGAAGAGCTCCCTCGGCAGTTCCATGCGCAATTCGCTGCAGTCCAACGGCGGCGGTGGTGGCGGTGGCGCCTTCAAGAAGCTGGGCCTCGTCGCCGCTGGACTGGTCGTGGCCATCCTGCTCGTGCGCCCCACCATCGCCTACATCGAGCCGGGGCACGTGGGCATCGTGATCAATCGGGCAGGGGGCGGCGTGGACCCCAAGCCGCTGGGGCCAGGCTTCCACCTGCGCAATCCGCTGTTCACGGCCATTCAGGAGTACCCCACGTTCATGCAGACGCTGGTGCTCACGCGGGAAAGCACCGATGGCTCGCCGAACAACGACGAAATCAATGTGAACTCCATCGAGGGGCAGCCGCTGTCGCTCGACGTGTCCATGTCCTTCGAACTGGAAGGGACCAAGGTGCCGGCACTCTACCAGACGTTCCGCACCGACGTGCAGACCATTTCCCACGGCTTCATCAAGCAGGCCATCCGGCAGTCGCTGCAGGAAACGGTGGGGCAGGAGATGATCGCCGACATTCTCGGCCCGAAGAAGGCCGAGACGGTCACGCGTACGCAGGCGGCGCTGCAGAAGCGGCTCGACCCGTACGGCATCGCCGTGCGGCAGTTCACCCTCAACGAGTTCCGGGCGCCCAAGGCCGTCATGGACGCCATCTCGCTCAAGAACGTCATGTCGCAACAGGCGCTCACCGCCCAGAACGAACTGCAGAAGAACACCTTCCAGGCGCAGGGTGACAGCATCAAGGCGGCGGGGCGCGCCAAGGCCATTCTCACCGAGGCCGAAGCGCAGGCCAAGGCCAACGACCTGCTCTCGCGCAGCATCACCAACACGCTGGTGCAGTACGAAATGGCGAAGCGGTGGAACGGCCAGATGCCGCAGGTGACGGGTGGCGCGATGCCGATGATGCAGTTGCCGGGGACCTCGAAGAACCCGTAA
- a CDS encoding dihydrodipicolinate synthase family protein, with amino-acid sequence MNLAFNVRAHLQGGHVIPAHPLALTPMRDMDERHQRALTRYYVAAGAGGMAVGVHTTGFPIHDPKIGLYRPVLELAAETADASLAGTSRPFVRVAGLIGDTAQALREAQIALALGYHCGLLSLGAWRDATDEAILAHCRRVAEAIPLFGFYLQPAVGGRRLDYRFWREFAEIANVVAIKVAPFDRYATLDVVRALADAGRDDIALYTGNDDAIVADLLTDIPVSSGGRAYTRHFVGGLLGQWAAWTHTAVQMLDEIKAWRARGEASMPREWLTRGAALTMANAVIFDAANSYSGCLPGILEILRLQGLVRGTWTYDTHERLSPGQAEMLARLPVLYPELTDDAFVAEHRDGWLS; translated from the coding sequence ATGAACCTCGCGTTCAATGTGCGCGCGCATCTGCAGGGCGGGCACGTAATTCCGGCCCACCCACTGGCGCTGACCCCCATGCGCGACATGGACGAGCGCCATCAGCGGGCGCTCACGCGCTACTATGTGGCCGCCGGTGCCGGGGGGATGGCGGTGGGGGTGCACACCACAGGCTTTCCCATTCACGACCCGAAGATCGGTCTCTATCGCCCGGTGCTCGAGCTTGCTGCGGAGACAGCTGATGCGTCACTGGCCGGTACATCGCGGCCGTTCGTGCGGGTGGCCGGGCTCATCGGCGATACGGCGCAAGCATTGCGCGAAGCGCAGATCGCGCTCGCCCTCGGCTATCACTGCGGCCTGCTCTCGCTCGGTGCGTGGCGTGACGCCACCGACGAAGCGATTCTCGCGCACTGCCGGCGTGTGGCCGAAGCCATTCCGCTGTTCGGCTTCTACCTCCAACCGGCAGTCGGTGGCCGACGGCTCGACTATCGGTTCTGGCGCGAGTTCGCCGAAATCGCGAACGTGGTGGCCATCAAGGTGGCACCCTTCGATCGCTACGCCACCCTCGACGTGGTGCGCGCACTCGCTGATGCGGGGCGCGACGATATCGCCCTGTACACCGGCAACGACGATGCGATCGTGGCCGATCTGCTCACGGACATTCCCGTGTCGAGCGGGGGCCGTGCCTACACGCGCCACTTCGTGGGCGGCCTGCTCGGACAGTGGGCCGCGTGGACCCACACCGCCGTGCAGATGCTCGACGAAATCAAGGCATGGCGCGCACGTGGTGAGGCGAGCATGCCGCGCGAGTGGCTCACGCGCGGCGCGGCGCTCACCATGGCCAACGCCGTGATTTTCGACGCCGCGAACAGCTACAGCGGCTGTCTTCCTGGCATTCTCGAGATCCTGCGCCTGCAGGGACTCGTGCGCGGCACCTGGACGTACGACACGCACGAACGGCTGTCACCGGGGCAGGCGGAGATGCTGGCGCGATTGCCCGTGCTGTATCCGGAACTCACGGACGATGCGTTCGTGGCCGAGCATCGGGATGGCTGGCTGAGTTAG
- a CDS encoding NAD(P)-dependent oxidoreductase produces MSAVDSAPTTEDSLEARLAAPDEETVAALEQLDGDVIILGAGGKMGPTVARMARRAIADRSRRVMAVSRFSDATAAAQLEGQGVEVIRADLADPRAVAMLPDAPNMIWMAGQKFGTAGDPVGTWTHNVVASVHAAERYAQSRIVCFSTGNVYGRSLVTRGGSQEGDALVPDGEYAASTIGRERVFEGVARRSGSPLLLYRLFYACDLRYGVITEIARRVLEGEPVDVTTGWVNMIWQGDANRLALRGLLMANNPALALNVTGPMVRVHELAERIGRHAGITPRLVGEEQPDALIGNVDRLAEYLPYTALPLDTLCAWAVQWIRNGGRLLSKPTKFEVRDGRF; encoded by the coding sequence ATGTCCGCCGTCGACAGCGCCCCCACCACCGAAGACTCGCTCGAGGCGCGCCTTGCCGCCCCCGACGAAGAGACCGTCGCCGCGCTCGAGCAGCTCGATGGTGACGTGATCATCCTCGGCGCCGGCGGCAAGATGGGACCGACGGTGGCGCGTATGGCGCGTCGTGCGATTGCCGATCGGTCGCGACGCGTGATGGCAGTCTCCCGCTTCAGCGATGCCACCGCCGCCGCCCAGCTCGAGGGGCAGGGTGTGGAGGTCATCCGCGCCGACCTCGCCGATCCGCGCGCCGTGGCCATGCTCCCCGATGCACCGAACATGATCTGGATGGCCGGGCAGAAGTTCGGCACTGCCGGTGATCCGGTAGGCACGTGGACACACAACGTGGTGGCCAGCGTGCACGCGGCCGAGCGGTATGCGCAGAGCCGCATCGTCTGCTTCTCCACCGGCAACGTATATGGCCGGTCGCTGGTGACGCGCGGCGGGTCGCAGGAGGGCGATGCGCTGGTGCCCGACGGCGAATATGCCGCCAGCACGATCGGCCGCGAGCGGGTATTCGAGGGAGTGGCGCGACGCAGTGGCTCGCCGTTGCTGCTGTATCGGCTGTTCTACGCGTGCGACCTGCGCTACGGGGTGATCACCGAAATTGCGCGCCGCGTGCTCGAAGGCGAACCGGTGGACGTGACGACGGGTTGGGTGAACATGATCTGGCAGGGGGACGCCAATCGCCTCGCCCTGCGCGGGCTGCTCATGGCCAACAACCCGGCGCTGGCGCTCAACGTAACCGGCCCCATGGTGCGTGTGCATGAGCTGGCCGAACGTATCGGCCGGCACGCTGGGATCACGCCCCGGCTCGTCGGCGAAGAGCAACCGGATGCACTCATCGGCAACGTGGACCGGCTCGCCGAGTATCTCCCGTACACGGCGCTGCCCCTCGACACCCTCTGTGCATGGGCCGTGCAATGGATCCGCAACGGTGGACGCCTGCTGAGCAAGCCCACCAAGTTCGAGGTACGTGATGGGAGGTTCTGA
- a CDS encoding lysophospholipid acyltransferase family protein: MRGTALNWWAWVETVLVVILGTPVVALIWLFTAPFDKGRYAAGRAFRLVGVTAMRLNGLWRFRTRGTLADPRRPYVVVANHESYADVFLISCFPWEMKWLSKDTMFKIPCMGWMMQMAGDIKLVRGDRDSTINAIAQCRDRLAKRVSVMIFPEGTRSKTQEMLPFKDGAFRLAIESQAPVLPIAVAGTRNAMAKGTFRFLRAHAVAQVLEPIDTAGMTMDDIGRLKQMARERIDAGRRALAAELGIAMPPVATEATAAV; the protein is encoded by the coding sequence ATGCGGGGAACGGCGCTGAACTGGTGGGCGTGGGTGGAAACGGTACTGGTCGTGATTCTCGGGACGCCCGTCGTCGCGCTCATCTGGCTGTTCACCGCACCGTTCGACAAGGGGCGCTACGCCGCCGGGCGGGCCTTCCGCCTGGTCGGCGTCACCGCCATGCGGCTCAACGGACTCTGGCGATTCCGCACACGCGGGACGCTGGCGGATCCGCGGCGGCCGTACGTGGTGGTCGCCAACCACGAGAGCTATGCCGACGTGTTCCTCATCAGCTGCTTCCCGTGGGAAATGAAGTGGCTCAGCAAGGACACCATGTTCAAGATCCCCTGCATGGGCTGGATGATGCAGATGGCGGGGGACATCAAACTGGTGCGCGGAGATCGTGACAGCACGATCAACGCCATCGCGCAATGCCGTGATCGACTGGCCAAGCGCGTAAGCGTGATGATCTTCCCCGAGGGCACCCGCTCCAAGACGCAGGAGATGCTGCCGTTCAAGGACGGCGCCTTCCGCCTGGCCATCGAGAGTCAGGCGCCGGTGCTCCCGATCGCCGTGGCCGGAACACGCAACGCCATGGCCAAGGGCACGTTTCGCTTTCTTCGCGCACATGCGGTGGCACAGGTACTCGAGCCCATCGACACCGCAGGCATGACGATGGACGACATCGGCCGGCTCAAGCAGATGGCGCGGGAGCGTATCGACGCCGGTCGGCGCGCGCTGGCGGCCGAACTGGGCATTGCGATGCCGCCCGTGGCGACGGAGGCGACGGCTGCGGTGTAG
- a CDS encoding CDGSH iron-sulfur domain-containing protein: MPITITVRKNGSLGINAEDAAQIVLVDHEGNVIPPRAEGRPMSLCRCGASKVKPFCDGAHKEAGFCDPLDAVAPTDATPTQG; the protein is encoded by the coding sequence ATGCCCATCACCATCACGGTCCGCAAGAACGGTTCACTTGGCATCAACGCGGAAGACGCCGCCCAGATTGTCCTCGTCGACCACGAGGGGAACGTCATCCCGCCGCGCGCGGAAGGTCGTCCCATGTCGCTCTGCCGCTGCGGCGCGTCCAAGGTGAAGCCTTTTTGCGATGGCGCACACAAGGAGGCCGGCTTCTGTGATCCCCTCGATGCCGTGGCGCCCACCGACGCCACGCCAACGCAGGGCTGA
- a CDS encoding SufE family protein: MSNALLDLPPALARTLKQFRLLEREDKMQALLAWSKKLEPLPERFAALDRAAFTVPECQTRVDIFPEHRDDGTLHFYADVNARQSPTVAAVLAIVFAGVNDQPPAVTLALPADLVRLLMQDIGLGARESGLNAMIARLKRFATTD, encoded by the coding sequence ATGTCTAATGCCCTCCTCGATCTGCCCCCCGCACTGGCCCGCACGCTGAAGCAGTTTCGACTGCTGGAGCGTGAGGACAAGATGCAGGCGCTGCTTGCCTGGTCGAAGAAGCTCGAGCCGCTCCCCGAGCGCTTCGCCGCTCTCGACCGTGCCGCGTTCACCGTGCCCGAGTGCCAGACACGCGTGGACATCTTCCCCGAGCACCGGGACGACGGTACGCTGCACTTCTACGCCGATGTGAATGCCCGCCAGTCCCCCACGGTGGCGGCCGTGCTGGCAATCGTGTTCGCCGGGGTGAACGACCAGCCACCCGCCGTCACCCTCGCGCTCCCCGCCGACCTCGTGCGCCTGCTCATGCAGGACATTGGCCTCGGCGCGCGCGAAAGCGGTCTCAATGCCATGATCGCTCGTCTCAAACGGTTCGCGACGACTGACTGA
- a CDS encoding HlyD family efflux transporter periplasmic adaptor subunit, translating into MTNRCVRQMGLRCLLPALVTACSPNSGLDTAVGTLEMVEVNVGPLQVARAVRVLVQEGDAVRAGDTLAVFSTPTLTAAVAQAEARAAAADAAAQELANGPRPAEIARAEQELAVADADAARAAADLARLEPLAAKGDVSRATLDAARAAARSSASRRNAAREALRLVRDGARSERRRAAAAEARGAQASVDAWKATASDLVLVSPVDGVISSRNVEPGEVLAAGQSALTVGQPTRPWARIYVSQFVLPRLKAGDTLAARLDGDSTTFRGRITAIATRAEFTPRVALTEQEREDLLFGVKVEFADAGDRLRAGMPITVTLPPAK; encoded by the coding sequence ATGACCAATCGCTGCGTACGCCAGATGGGGCTGCGGTGTCTGCTCCCGGCCCTCGTGACGGCCTGCTCGCCGAACTCGGGGCTGGATACCGCGGTCGGCACTCTCGAGATGGTGGAAGTGAACGTGGGTCCCCTGCAGGTGGCGCGGGCGGTTCGCGTGCTGGTGCAGGAGGGGGACGCGGTGCGCGCCGGGGACACGCTCGCGGTGTTCTCCACGCCGACCCTCACTGCCGCGGTGGCCCAGGCGGAGGCGCGGGCGGCGGCGGCCGATGCGGCCGCACAGGAGCTGGCCAACGGTCCCCGGCCGGCAGAGATTGCGCGGGCCGAACAGGAACTGGCGGTGGCCGACGCCGACGCCGCACGCGCCGCGGCCGATCTGGCACGGCTCGAGCCGCTCGCCGCGAAGGGCGACGTGAGTCGTGCCACCCTCGATGCCGCACGCGCCGCCGCGCGAAGTTCGGCCAGCCGTCGCAACGCGGCGCGCGAAGCGCTGCGGCTGGTGCGAGATGGCGCGCGCAGCGAACGGCGCCGCGCGGCCGCCGCCGAGGCACGCGGGGCGCAAGCGTCAGTGGACGCGTGGAAGGCGACGGCCAGCGACCTCGTGCTCGTGTCGCCGGTGGACGGCGTGATCTCGAGCCGCAACGTGGAGCCAGGCGAAGTGCTCGCTGCAGGCCAGAGCGCTCTCACCGTGGGGCAGCCCACCCGTCCGTGGGCGCGCATCTACGTGTCGCAGTTCGTGCTGCCGCGGCTCAAGGCTGGGGACACGCTGGCGGCACGCCTCGACGGCGACAGCACGACCTTTCGGGGGCGTATCACGGCCATTGCCACGCGCGCCGAATTCACGCCGCGCGTGGCGCTGACGGAACAGGAACGGGAAGATCTGCTCTTCGGCGTGAAGGTGGAGTTCGCGGATGCCGGTGACCGGCTGCGGGCCGGCATGCCGATTACGGTGACCCTGCCGCCCGCGAAGTGA
- a CDS encoding ABC transporter ATP-binding protein, which translates to MNTPLVVRTHALHKRFGTLVAVHGLDLEIRRGEVFGLLGPNGSGKTTTIRMLCGLVLPTSGTAEVAGFDITTQPEQVRRRIGYMSQRYGLYDELTVAENLRFYASVYGLVGRARDERLAEHIQLLGLGERLRQRAGTLSGGWKQRLALACATAHHPDLVFLDEPTAGVDPAARRTFWQTIYDLANTGTTVLVTTHYMDEAERCMRLAFLSRGHLIGLGTPAEVVQQFGAKTVEDVFVMLQQRDEAAAHAGGLP; encoded by the coding sequence GTGAATACGCCGCTCGTGGTGCGCACCCACGCCTTGCACAAGCGTTTCGGGACGCTCGTGGCCGTGCATGGCCTCGACCTGGAGATCCGGCGCGGTGAGGTGTTCGGCCTGCTGGGGCCCAACGGTTCCGGCAAGACGACCACCATTCGCATGCTGTGCGGTCTGGTGCTCCCCACGAGCGGTACCGCCGAGGTGGCCGGGTTCGACATCACCACCCAGCCCGAGCAGGTACGCCGTCGCATCGGCTACATGTCGCAGCGCTATGGCCTCTACGACGAACTCACCGTGGCGGAGAACCTGCGCTTCTACGCCTCCGTGTACGGGCTGGTCGGTCGCGCGCGCGATGAGCGGCTGGCCGAGCACATTCAGCTGCTGGGGCTGGGCGAGCGACTGCGACAGCGCGCCGGCACGCTCAGCGGCGGCTGGAAGCAGCGGCTCGCGCTCGCCTGCGCGACCGCGCACCACCCCGACCTGGTGTTCCTCGACGAACCCACGGCCGGTGTGGATCCCGCGGCGCGGCGCACCTTCTGGCAGACCATCTACGATCTCGCGAACACGGGCACCACCGTGCTCGTGACGACGCACTACATGGACGAGGCCGAACGGTGCATGCGGCTCGCCTTCCTGTCGCGCGGTCATCTCATTGGCCTGGGGACACCGGCAGAAGTGGTGCAGCAGTTCGGCGCGAAAACAGTGGAAGACGTGTTCGTGATGCTGCAGCAGCGCGATGAAGCCGCAGCGCACGCGGGCGGGTTGCCGTGA